One genomic window of Pocillopora verrucosa isolate sample1 chromosome 8, ASM3666991v2, whole genome shotgun sequence includes the following:
- the LOC136283007 gene encoding uncharacterized protein: protein MRKEIVKYLRSIPHDSDGFPPLGIWQMTSSLAGTYGNQITLHAAANLYNVDIQIVSSPGVGGQHVFRSSASVSAATVYLGHFAENQGEHYVSLEQVTDHNYGIEKEYEANDPGEGEISEYYANKMHIEQDVVDFEMGDTDAKSGPDSIVGNGDDTDIVTDMAKGLTHGSRKNETDFELQNEVDNGITNYESNPVYREGNSASSTRTFLRRTFIKHELHHLNVPLVGTVAVSDVFDCTLECLSNPLCFSVNLAAFKGARGKLWCELLSSDKFRNSTEYKGNKSSHHFAIESPCSSSPCQHEATCVTNYRDGSFGCRCEKGFKGEYCEKVIGSCKEAYNLFKSNVSQLVTLDLDSKPITVLCQMGDFGCGDGGWTPVMKIKGSQATFHYDSHYWSDKNEYNTPGGRTGFDSQETKLPTYWNTSLSKICLGMKISGQLRFIVINKRANSLHSLIADGMWRATSLGRNEWKKLIGAKGSLQLNCNREGFNAVGSSSDQSKARIGYVANQQNDCGSCDSRIGFGTGGYPDNSNTCGNVALHSPDNDDRCIKAMGYILVQ, encoded by the exons ATGAGGAAAGAAATAGTAAAGTACTTAAGAAGTATTCCGCACGATAGCGATGGCTTCCCTCCTTTGGGCATTTGGCAGATGACGAGTTCGCTTGCTGGGACCTATGGAAATCAGATTACGCTGCATGCAGCAGCAAACTTGTATAACGTCGACATCCAAATAGTTTCCTCTCCAGGAGTTGGTGGGCAGCATGTGTTCCGTTCCTCAGCAAGTGTTTCAGCAGCTACCGTGTACCTTGGCCATTTTGCTGAGAACCAAGGAGAGCACTATGTGAGCTTGGAACAAGTTACGGATCATAACTACGGCATTGAAAAAGAATACGAAGCAAATGACCCAGGAGAAGGAGAAATTTCCGAGTAttatgcaaataaaatgcatatAGAGCAGGACGTCGTTGATTTTGAAATGGGTGACACTGACGCAAAAAGTGGACCTGACAGTATCGTCGGCAATGGTGACGACACGGACATTGTTACGGATATGGCTAAGGGACTTACTCATGGAAGTCGAAAAAATGAGACGGATTTTGAATTGCAAAATGAAGTCGACAATGGCATTACCAATTATG AGTCAAACCCTGTGTATCGCGAGGGCAACAGCGCCTCCTCCACAAGAACCTTCCTGAGACGTACATTCATTAAACACGAGTTGCATCACTTGAATGTGCCGCTTGTTGGAACAGTGGCAGTGTCTGATGTGTTTGACTGCACGTTAGAATGTCTTAGCAATCCTTTGTGTTTTTCTGTAAACCTGGCCGCCTTCAAAGGAGCCCGTGGAAAACTTTGGTGCGAATTGTTGTCATCTGATAAGTTCAGAAACTccacagagtataaagggaataAAAGTTCGCATCATTTTGCCATTGAG TCACCTTGCTCTTCGTCACCTTGTCAACACGAGGCTACCTGTGTCACTAACTATAGAGATGGCTCATTCGGATGCCGCTGTGAAAAAGGCTTCAAaggagaatattgtgaaaaag TCATTGGTTCCTGCAAAGAAGCTTACAACCTTTTTAA GTCAAACGTCAGTCAACTGGTTACATTAGACCTTgactctaaaccaatcacagttctCTGTCAGATGGGAGATTTTGGAtgcggagatggaggatggacgcctgTAATGAAGATTAAAGGCAGCCAG GCAACGTTTCACTATGACTCTCACTACTGGAGTGATAAAAACGAATACAACACCCCCGGCGGGAGGACTGGGTTTgactcacaagagaccaagttaccaACCTATTGGAACACATCtctctccaagatctgtctcggtatgaagataaGTGGGCAGCTTAGGTTTATTGTCATTAACAAGCGGGCGAACTCTCTGcactcactgatcgctgatgggaTGTGGCGCGCTACTTCATTGGGTCGTAACGAGTGGAAGAAGTTGATTGGTGCAAAGGGCTCTTTGCAACTGAACTGTAACAGGGAGGGCTTCAATGCTGTAGGTTCTTCAAGTGATCAATCTAAAGCAAGAATTGGTTATGTAGCTAACCAGCAAAACGATTGTGGCTCTTGTGACTCCAGAATTGGGTTTGGTACCGGAGGATATCCTGATAACTCCAATACGTGTGGAAACGTTGCACTTCATTCTCCAGATAATGATGACAGGTGCATCAAAGCTATGGGATATATTTTGGTGCAGTAA